A genomic segment from Kiloniellales bacterium encodes:
- the serB gene encoding phosphoserine phosphatase SerB, which yields MSLVVTLLAAPGAQGPLSDALSDLSWALTEAGAALGRPDWLQPGRACDLTFEGVALDAARDLAGRSLAGQAVDFHVQLPAGRRKALLLADMESTIIGQEMLDEMADMIGRREAVAAVTARAMAGELDFRAALEERVALFAGQPASLLDQVADRMTLNPGAAALVKGLRERGIHTALVSGGFTCFAEPIAETCGFDQVFANRLEVVDGALTGRVQEPLLDRDAKRIALEELCTERQLGPEAACTVGDGANDAAMLEAAGLGVAYRGKPPARAAAAVSLDHAELDGICALMGLRDGG from the coding sequence ATGTCTCTTGTCGTCACCCTCCTCGCCGCACCCGGCGCTCAAGGCCCCTTGTCCGACGCGCTCTCCGACCTCTCCTGGGCGCTGACCGAGGCCGGCGCCGCGCTCGGCCGCCCCGACTGGCTGCAGCCCGGCCGCGCCTGCGACCTGACCTTCGAGGGTGTCGCGCTCGACGCGGCGCGCGACCTGGCCGGACGGAGCCTCGCGGGACAGGCGGTGGATTTCCACGTGCAGCTGCCGGCCGGCCGGCGCAAGGCCCTGCTCCTGGCCGACATGGAGTCGACGATCATCGGCCAGGAGATGCTGGACGAGATGGCGGACATGATCGGCCGGCGCGAGGCGGTCGCGGCCGTGACCGCCCGAGCCATGGCGGGCGAGCTCGACTTCCGGGCGGCTCTGGAGGAACGGGTCGCCCTCTTCGCGGGCCAGCCCGCCTCGCTGCTCGACCAGGTAGCCGACCGCATGACCCTTAATCCCGGCGCGGCGGCGCTGGTCAAGGGGCTGCGCGAGCGGGGCATCCACACGGCGCTGGTCTCCGGCGGCTTCACCTGTTTCGCCGAGCCGATCGCCGAGACCTGCGGCTTCGACCAGGTCTTCGCCAATCGCCTGGAGGTCGTTGACGGCGCGCTGACCGGGCGCGTCCAGGAGCCGCTGCTCGACCGGGACGCCAAGCGCATCGCGCTCGAGGAGCTCTGCACCGAGCGGCAGCTCGGCCCGGAGGCCGCCTGCACGGTCGGGGACGGCGCGAACGACGCCGCCATGCTCGAGGCGGCCGGTCTGGGTGTGGCCTACCGGGGCAAGCCCCCGGCCCGCGCCGCCGCCGCCGTCAGCCTCGACCACGCCGAGCTCGACGGCATCTGCGCCCTCATGGGCCTGCGCGACGGTGGCTGA
- a CDS encoding flavin reductase family protein, whose protein sequence is MPVDAATFRAALGRFPTGVTVVTSTAPDGRRIGITVSSFASVSLEPPLVLFCLGTDNPDLADLQAAGRFAVNLLAEDQSDLSNTFAQVSNDKWRGIETNSGDGACPRLAGTLAVLDCRLADAFPGGDHVIVTGQVEAIELGSEDPPLVYFRGAYRRLAES, encoded by the coding sequence ATGCCCGTCGACGCAGCAACCTTCCGCGCGGCCCTCGGCCGTTTTCCGACCGGGGTGACGGTCGTCACCTCGACCGCGCCGGACGGCCGCAGGATCGGCATCACGGTCAGCTCCTTCGCCTCAGTGTCGCTGGAGCCGCCGCTGGTCCTCTTCTGCCTCGGAACCGACAACCCGGACCTGGCGGACCTCCAGGCCGCCGGCCGCTTCGCGGTCAACCTTCTGGCGGAAGACCAGAGCGACCTCTCCAACACCTTCGCCCAGGTGAGCAACGACAAGTGGCGGGGTATCGAAACGAACTCCGGGGACGGCGCCTGCCCGCGTCTCGCGGGAACGCTCGCGGTTCTGGATTGCCGCCTGGCCGACGCCTTTCCCGGCGGCGACCACGTGATCGTCACCGGCCAGGTCGAGGCGATCGAGCTCGGCTCGGAGGACCCGCCCCTGGTGTACTTCCGCGGCGCCTATCGCCGACTGGCAGAGAGCTAG
- a CDS encoding aspartate dehydrogenase — protein MITVAVAGLGAIGLPVVRKLDEGIPGLTLTGVSARDRAGAEAKMAGFRRSVPVLPLSELSGAADVVVECAPAAVFAELAGAVVEAGRTLMTLSCGALLAHMDLVERAKETGARIVIPTGALLGLDAVRAAAEGEVARVTLLSRKPPTGLVGAPYLEQHGISLEGLQKPRKLFAGNAYEAAKGFPANLNVAVALALAGIGPERTTLEIWADPGISRNTHTVTVEAEAARFEMTIENVPSEENPRTGRLTPLSVIAALRRLTATLQVGT, from the coding sequence GTGATCACAGTGGCGGTTGCCGGGCTGGGGGCGATCGGCCTGCCGGTGGTGCGGAAGCTCGATGAGGGGATACCAGGCCTCACCCTGACGGGGGTCTCGGCGCGGGACCGTGCCGGGGCCGAGGCCAAGATGGCGGGTTTCCGAAGGTCGGTGCCGGTGCTGCCGCTGTCGGAGCTGTCCGGCGCCGCCGACGTGGTCGTCGAATGCGCGCCGGCCGCGGTCTTCGCCGAGCTGGCCGGCGCGGTGGTCGAGGCCGGGCGCACGCTCATGACCTTGAGCTGCGGCGCGCTGCTCGCGCACATGGACCTGGTCGAGCGCGCCAAAGAGACCGGCGCCCGGATCGTCATTCCGACCGGCGCGCTTCTGGGGCTCGACGCGGTGCGCGCGGCGGCGGAGGGCGAGGTCGCGCGGGTCACCCTGCTCAGCCGGAAACCGCCGACGGGCCTGGTCGGCGCGCCGTACCTGGAACAGCACGGCATTTCCCTCGAAGGACTGCAGAAGCCCCGGAAGCTCTTTGCCGGCAATGCCTACGAGGCGGCCAAGGGCTTTCCCGCCAACCTCAACGTAGCCGTGGCCCTGGCGCTGGCCGGGATCGGGCCGGAGCGCACCACCCTGGAGATCTGGGCCGATCCGGGGATCAGCCGGAACACCCACACGGTGACAGTGGAAGCCGAAGCGGCGCGCTTCGAGATGACCATCGAGAACGTGCCGTCCGAAGAGAACCCGCGCACCGGCCGACTGACGCCGCTCAGCGTCATCGCGGCGCTCCGGCGCCTGACCGCGACGCTGCAGGTCGGGACCTGA
- a CDS encoding HEAT repeat domain-containing protein yields the protein MKGQPHCIAVRSRRAARGAAALSALWLVVAPAFSVQAAPQPESGGARQFDVTVDQGLLSLEAREAALARVLRAVAEQADFTLRFRGEVDTPVTLSLDGVPLETGIRRLVGRNSLVIMHDSRDVSTVLVDVAYAAPIVAIEHDRPAFTLDRIYGDVTRPDRIGRLRTIRRLGKRGDMPALKDLGLVLSLEQDPMLRRMAVMGLGSAGRDEAVPALAFALGDRNASVRAQALRALAKIEGVAAQAAVIEALGDEAAMVRAEAVRVLGLRGGEDAVEALRDVLLDETDPAIRRDAVAALAKLPGEEAAFALEIGAADLDPAVRETALAALEVRP from the coding sequence ATGAAGGGGCAACCCCACTGCATCGCCGTTCGATCCCGCCGCGCCGCGCGCGGCGCCGCGGCGCTGTCGGCGCTCTGGCTCGTGGTGGCGCCCGCGTTCAGCGTCCAGGCCGCCCCGCAGCCGGAATCCGGCGGCGCACGGCAGTTCGACGTGACGGTCGATCAGGGCCTGCTCAGCCTGGAAGCGCGCGAGGCGGCGCTGGCCCGCGTGCTGCGCGCGGTCGCCGAGCAGGCGGACTTCACGCTGCGCTTCCGTGGCGAGGTCGACACCCCGGTCACGCTCAGCCTCGACGGCGTTCCCCTGGAAACCGGTATCCGCCGGCTGGTCGGACGCAACAGCCTGGTGATCATGCATGATTCCAGGGACGTGAGCACCGTGCTGGTCGACGTGGCCTACGCCGCGCCGATCGTCGCCATCGAGCACGACAGGCCGGCCTTCACCCTCGACCGCATCTACGGCGACGTGACGCGCCCCGACCGGATCGGGCGGCTTCGGACGATCCGCCGGCTTGGAAAGCGCGGCGACATGCCCGCCTTGAAGGACCTCGGCCTGGTTCTCTCGCTGGAGCAGGATCCCATGCTGCGCCGCATGGCGGTCATGGGCCTGGGGTCCGCCGGACGCGACGAGGCGGTGCCGGCCCTGGCCTTCGCGCTCGGGGACCGCAACGCCTCGGTGCGCGCGCAGGCCCTGCGCGCCCTGGCGAAGATCGAGGGCGTGGCCGCGCAGGCCGCGGTCATCGAGGCCCTGGGCGACGAGGCGGCCATGGTCCGCGCCGAGGCCGTGCGCGTGCTGGGCCTGCGCGGCGGAGAGGACGCGGTGGAAGCGCTGCGCGACGTCCTGCTCGACGAGACCGACCCGGCGATCCGTCGCGACGCCGTGGCGGCGCTCGCCAAGCTGCCGGGCGAGGAGGCCGCCTTCGCGCTCGAGATCGGCGCGGCGGACCTCGATCCGGCGGTCCGCGAGACGGCCCTGGCCGCGCTCGAAGTGCGGCCCTGA
- a CDS encoding MFS transporter: MSSSTRSIATLLVGAGGLFLGYGLLMTLIPIRAQLEGFSTLWIGLMGTANFAGFAVGCLLGPLAVKTVGHIRCFAGFAALLAATVLIHPLAVDPVAWAALRGLTGLCLAVLYMVVESWLNDQASNEVRGQVLSIYIIVTNVVTMAGQLAVNVYDPLEPSLFILTAVVISLALVPIALTDTPAPRPIASAKLRIVALFRLSPTGAIGCLAIGAIDGAFWTLGPVFAQGRGFDVSEVTFFMAAFLVGGTISQWPLGRLSDRLDRRILIAFCSLGTVATGLTLAWLEPASHLTDFALACLHGAFMIPLYALLLAHANDYAPAEALVETSSGLLLLYAMGAVAGPLVFGAAMEATEPGSLFLIMAGILGLFALYIGYRMLRRPLAKAVERVTFVPVPKTSPSVYELETDES, from the coding sequence ATGAGCTCGAGCACGCGATCGATCGCGACCCTGCTGGTCGGGGCGGGCGGCCTCTTTCTCGGCTACGGCCTGCTGATGACGCTCATTCCCATCCGGGCGCAGCTCGAGGGCTTCTCCACACTCTGGATCGGCCTCATGGGCACGGCCAACTTCGCCGGCTTCGCCGTCGGCTGCCTGCTCGGCCCCCTGGCGGTCAAGACGGTCGGCCATATCCGCTGCTTCGCCGGCTTCGCGGCGCTGCTGGCGGCCACCGTCCTGATCCATCCCCTGGCGGTCGACCCGGTCGCCTGGGCGGCCCTGCGCGGGCTGACCGGTCTCTGCCTCGCGGTGCTCTACATGGTTGTCGAGAGCTGGCTGAACGACCAGGCGAGCAACGAAGTGCGCGGCCAGGTGCTGTCGATCTACATCATCGTCACCAACGTGGTGACCATGGCGGGGCAGCTCGCCGTCAACGTCTACGACCCCCTCGAGCCGTCGCTCTTCATCCTCACCGCCGTGGTGATCTCGCTCGCCCTGGTGCCGATCGCCCTGACCGACACGCCGGCGCCGCGGCCGATCGCCAGCGCCAAGCTGCGCATCGTCGCCCTGTTCCGACTCTCTCCGACCGGCGCCATCGGCTGCCTGGCCATCGGGGCGATCGACGGCGCCTTCTGGACCCTGGGTCCGGTCTTCGCCCAGGGCCGCGGGTTCGACGTCTCGGAGGTCACCTTCTTCATGGCCGCCTTCCTGGTCGGCGGGACGATCTCCCAGTGGCCCCTGGGGCGTCTCTCTGACCGACTCGACCGCCGCATCCTCATCGCGTTCTGCAGTCTCGGCACCGTGGCGACCGGCCTGACGCTGGCCTGGCTCGAACCGGCCAGCCACCTGACCGACTTCGCCCTGGCCTGCCTGCACGGGGCCTTCATGATCCCGCTCTACGCGCTGCTGCTGGCCCACGCCAATGACTACGCGCCGGCCGAGGCGCTGGTCGAGACCTCGAGCGGGCTTCTGCTGCTCTACGCCATGGGCGCGGTCGCCGGGCCGCTTGTCTTCGGCGCCGCGATGGAGGCGACCGAACCGGGCAGCCTGTTCCTGATCATGGCGGGGATCCTCGGCCTCTTCGCGCTCTACATCGGCTACCGGATGCTGCGGCGACCTCTGGCCAAGGCGGTCGAGCGGGTCACCTTCGTGCCTGTGCCCAAGACCAGCCCCTCGGTCTACGAGTTGGAAACCGACGAGTCGTAA
- a CDS encoding FAD-dependent oxidoreductase has product MTTTRDPRYDILFEPVAIGPVTARNRFYQVPHCNGMGRVHPSSAAAMRGVKAQGGWAVVSTEEVEIHHTSDISPYAEGRFWDRDDVPGIARSAEAIHEYGALAAIELCHNGYSSPNRYSRVPPLAPTGRPVETYDPVQARTMDKSDIRDLRRWHREAALRAREAGFDIVYVYAGHDLGIPMHFISRRHNQRTDEYGGSLENRARLMREMIEDTKEAIGDRCAVAVRFAVDELLGDEGIASDAEGREVVELLADLPDLWDVNVANWANDSVTSRFAEEGFQEAQIAFVKQVTGKPVVGVGRFTSPDAMVSQIKRGVLDLIGAARPSIADPFLPKKIEEGRLEDIRECIGCNICVSGDFNAVPIRCTQNPTKGEEWRRGWHPEVIPAKGSDAQILVVGAGPAGLECARALGQRGYRVILAEAGKTLGGRVDRECRLPGLSAWGRVRDYRVGQIQRMANVEVYLDSALDASMVREFGFEQVVLATGAEWRRDGVGRENHRPIPGSDKPWVFSPDDVMAGREIEGPVVVFDDDHFYLGGVLAELLRRRGEAVTLATPAAEASSWTHNTLEQRRIQTGLLESGVEIAAHRNLASVQDGAVELACTFTDRRETRPAAAVVMVTSRLPDDALYHELAGDPGALAAAGITSVSRIGDCLAPSTIAAAVYSGHLHARETDQPSSADVPYRREIPLVSPDWPLSRVMQIK; this is encoded by the coding sequence GTGACCACGACCCGAGACCCGCGCTACGACATCCTCTTCGAACCGGTCGCGATCGGGCCGGTCACGGCGCGCAACCGCTTCTACCAGGTGCCCCACTGCAACGGCATGGGCCGGGTCCACCCGAGCTCGGCGGCGGCGATGCGCGGGGTCAAGGCCCAGGGCGGCTGGGCCGTGGTCTCGACAGAAGAGGTCGAGATCCACCACACCTCCGACATTTCGCCCTACGCCGAGGGCCGCTTCTGGGACCGGGACGACGTGCCGGGCATTGCCCGCAGCGCCGAGGCGATCCACGAGTACGGCGCACTCGCCGCCATCGAGCTCTGCCACAACGGCTACAGCTCGCCCAACCGCTACTCGCGCGTGCCGCCGCTCGCTCCCACCGGCCGGCCGGTCGAGACCTACGACCCGGTGCAGGCCCGCACCATGGACAAGAGCGATATCCGCGACCTGCGGCGCTGGCACCGGGAAGCGGCGCTCCGGGCGCGCGAGGCCGGCTTCGATATCGTCTACGTCTACGCCGGCCACGACCTGGGTATTCCCATGCACTTCATCTCGCGCCGGCACAACCAGCGGACCGACGAGTACGGCGGCAGCCTTGAGAATCGCGCGCGCCTGATGCGCGAGATGATCGAGGACACCAAGGAGGCCATCGGCGACCGCTGCGCCGTGGCGGTGCGCTTCGCCGTCGACGAGCTGCTCGGCGACGAAGGGATCGCCAGCGACGCCGAGGGCCGGGAAGTGGTCGAGCTGCTGGCCGACCTGCCGGACCTCTGGGACGTCAACGTCGCCAACTGGGCCAACGATTCCGTCACCTCGCGCTTCGCCGAGGAGGGCTTCCAGGAGGCGCAGATCGCCTTCGTCAAGCAGGTCACCGGCAAGCCGGTGGTCGGCGTCGGCCGCTTCACCTCGCCCGACGCCATGGTGTCGCAGATCAAGCGCGGCGTGCTCGATCTGATCGGCGCGGCCCGGCCCTCCATCGCCGACCCCTTCCTGCCCAAGAAGATCGAGGAAGGCCGGCTCGAGGATATTCGCGAGTGCATCGGCTGCAATATCTGCGTCTCGGGCGACTTCAACGCCGTGCCGATCCGCTGCACCCAGAACCCGACCAAGGGCGAGGAGTGGCGCCGGGGCTGGCACCCCGAGGTCATCCCGGCCAAGGGCTCGGACGCCCAGATCCTGGTGGTCGGCGCCGGGCCTGCCGGACTCGAGTGCGCGCGTGCCCTGGGCCAGCGCGGCTACCGGGTGATCCTGGCGGAGGCCGGCAAGACGCTGGGCGGCCGGGTCGACCGGGAATGCCGCCTGCCCGGCCTCTCGGCCTGGGGCCGGGTTCGCGACTACCGGGTCGGTCAGATCCAGCGCATGGCCAACGTCGAGGTCTATCTGGACAGCGCCCTCGACGCCTCCATGGTGCGCGAGTTCGGGTTCGAGCAGGTCGTGCTGGCGACCGGCGCTGAGTGGCGCCGGGACGGCGTCGGGCGGGAAAACCACCGGCCGATTCCGGGCAGCGACAAGCCCTGGGTGTTCAGCCCCGACGACGTCATGGCCGGCCGGGAGATCGAGGGCCCGGTCGTCGTCTTCGACGACGATCACTTCTATCTGGGCGGCGTGCTGGCGGAACTGCTGCGCCGGCGCGGGGAGGCGGTCACGCTGGCAACGCCGGCCGCCGAGGCGTCGAGCTGGACCCACAACACGCTGGAGCAGCGGCGGATCCAGACCGGCCTTCTGGAGTCCGGCGTGGAGATCGCGGCGCACCGCAACCTGGCGTCGGTCCAAGACGGCGCGGTGGAGCTGGCCTGCACTTTCACGGACCGGCGCGAGACCCGGCCCGCGGCGGCGGTCGTCATGGTGACGTCGCGCCTGCCCGACGATGCGCTCTACCACGAGCTGGCCGGCGATCCCGGCGCGCTCGCGGCGGCGGGGATCACCTCGGTCTCCCGGATCGGCGACTGCCTGGCGCCTTCGACCATCGCGGCCGCGGTCTACAGCGGCCACCTGCACGCCCGGGAAACCGATCAGCCGTCGTCGGCGGATGTGCCCTACAGGCGCGAGATCCCGCTGGTGTCGCCGGACTGGCCGCTGAGCCGCGTGATGCAGATAAAGTGA
- a CDS encoding aldo/keto reductase: protein MDYRPLGRSGLMVSPICLGTMMFGDRTDEPEAERIVASARDAGVNFIDTADVYSRGASEAMVGRLIAQDRDRWVLATKVGNPMSGRPNESGLGRKWVLQAIDDSLRRLNTDYVDVYYLHLDVPDVPLDETLAAVGDVLRAGKARFYGLSNYRGWRIAEVVHRAAALGLPKPVVCQPYYNAMDRQPEVEILPACGHHGIGVVPYSPLARGVLTGKYQPDQSPPPETRAGRGDERIMETEFRRESLVIAQQIRARAEAKGVTAGQWAFNWVLANPLVTAVLAGPRTLGQWQEYLGAIGQAWSSEDEAFLDALVAPGHPSTPGYSDPKYAITGRPAAVSGSPVFY, encoded by the coding sequence ATGGACTACCGCCCGCTCGGACGAAGCGGCCTGATGGTCTCGCCGATCTGCCTCGGCACCATGATGTTCGGCGACCGCACCGACGAGCCCGAGGCCGAGCGCATCGTCGCGTCGGCCCGGGATGCCGGCGTCAACTTCATCGACACGGCCGACGTCTACAGCCGCGGCGCCTCGGAGGCCATGGTCGGCCGCCTGATCGCGCAGGACCGCGACCGCTGGGTGCTGGCGACCAAGGTCGGCAATCCCATGAGCGGCCGGCCGAACGAGAGCGGACTCGGCCGCAAGTGGGTGCTCCAGGCGATCGACGATTCCCTGCGCCGCCTGAACACGGACTACGTCGACGTCTACTACCTGCACCTCGACGTGCCCGACGTACCGCTGGATGAGACCCTGGCGGCGGTCGGCGACGTCCTGCGGGCGGGCAAGGCGCGGTTCTACGGACTCAGCAACTACCGCGGCTGGCGCATCGCCGAGGTCGTCCACCGGGCGGCGGCGCTGGGCCTGCCGAAACCCGTGGTCTGCCAGCCCTACTACAACGCCATGGACCGGCAGCCGGAGGTCGAGATCCTGCCGGCCTGCGGCCATCACGGGATCGGCGTCGTGCCCTACAGCCCCCTGGCCCGCGGCGTGCTGACCGGCAAGTACCAGCCCGACCAAAGCCCCCCGCCGGAAACCCGGGCGGGCCGGGGCGACGAAAGGATCATGGAGACCGAGTTCCGGCGCGAATCCCTGGTGATCGCACAGCAGATCAGGGCCCGCGCCGAAGCGAAGGGCGTTACCGCGGGCCAGTGGGCCTTCAACTGGGTGCTGGCCAATCCGCTGGTCACCGCCGTCTTGGCCGGACCGCGCACCCTCGGGCAGTGGCAGGAGTATCTGGGCGCGATCGGCCAGGCCTGGTCGTCCGAGGACGAAGCCTTCCTCGACGCCCTGGTCGCGCCGGGACATCCCTCGACCCCCGGCTACAGCGACCCGAAGTACGCCATCACCGGCCGGCCGGCTGCCGTTTCCGGAAGCCCGGTTTTTTATTAA
- a CDS encoding GntR family transcriptional regulator gives MMPPEAARAEQPSPDAGPIARPSLHDQLTGRLRTLIVEGELAPGTRVPERELCDRFQVSRTPLREALKVLASEGLLELAPNRGARVAQLTVEAVEELFPVMGALEALAGELAAQRITTEGLAEVRALHYQMVLHYERGELAPYFRLNQQIHERILDWAGNPTLVTLYRGLAGRIRRARYVANMSRDRWAAAVAEHEEILRALEARDGVALAQVLKRHLRNKCETVIEALQSEAAPNGGGPG, from the coding sequence ATGATGCCGCCCGAAGCCGCACGCGCCGAACAACCCAGTCCCGACGCCGGGCCGATCGCCCGCCCCTCGCTGCACGACCAGCTGACCGGCCGCCTGCGCACGCTGATCGTCGAGGGCGAGCTGGCCCCTGGCACGCGGGTGCCGGAGCGCGAGCTCTGCGACCGCTTCCAGGTCTCGCGCACGCCGCTCCGGGAAGCGCTCAAGGTGCTCGCCTCCGAGGGCCTCCTGGAGCTGGCGCCGAACCGGGGCGCCAGGGTCGCCCAGCTGACCGTGGAGGCGGTCGAGGAGCTCTTTCCCGTCATGGGGGCGCTCGAGGCCCTGGCCGGAGAACTGGCCGCCCAACGCATCACGACCGAGGGGCTCGCCGAGGTCCGGGCGCTGCACTATCAGATGGTGCTGCACTACGAACGCGGAGAGCTCGCGCCCTATTTCCGGCTGAACCAGCAGATCCACGAGAGGATCCTCGACTGGGCCGGCAATCCGACCCTGGTGACGCTCTACCGGGGACTCGCCGGGCGTATCCGGCGCGCCCGCTACGTCGCCAACATGTCGCGGGACCGCTGGGCTGCGGCGGTCGCCGAGCACGAGGAGATCCTGCGTGCGCTCGAGGCGCGGGACGGCGTCGCGCTCGCCCAGGTGCTCAAGCGGCACCTGCGCAACAAGTGCGAGACGGTGATCGAGGCGCTGCAGAGCGAAGCGGCGCCGAACGGAGGCGGCCCCGGCTGA